The Montipora capricornis isolate CH-2021 chromosome 3, ASM3666992v2, whole genome shotgun sequence genome includes the window GAGGTTTTAAGAACATCGATATTGACATTGAAATCCAAGAAGGAGCCATAATGTAATGTTTAGGGACACTTTATTGACGTCGTTTTGTGGATACAAGCATTTtttaaagtatattttcccattCTTTATATGATGGTGTTGGAGTGAagattttagaattttttctaATTTATACGGATTAAGATTGTGATATCAGTTTTAGCATTTTAGTAGATTGTAgattgtaaatttattattattattattattattattattattatccagcAGTTACAACTTTTGTGTGCTATATACAATTAAAATAGTATGACGGGGCGCGTGAGCGTAGCCCGCTGACTATAGTGAAAACTTAATATAAAgatataaacttaaaatttaaatcatATCCAAAAATTGATAAACCATATAGGATCTCTAAAATCTCAAATGGTAGTTATACAATCATTAAAATCTTCAAAATTTTCTCAAATGTATAACTTATTCGGCTGTGAATAATTTCCTTGATGAATAATGGACCGGAAAATATCgaaggaagaaattaataaatggAGGGCGATAATCATTGTTCATGTTGCAACTTTAAACGTCCGACAGATGTTTAATGTTCCCGAGATTACAGCCTTCTGCATATTATGGAGAACTCCCTTACTCTTACTTCCGAACAATTCGTTCAACTCGTCTTCTAAGTCCCGGGACCATCCCCCTAATACGTCCATTATGATATTATATTGTTTCACTTTGTATCCTTGGTAGTTCTGCTTTAATTCCCTGCGAAGCGGTCCGTATTTGGTAGTTTTCTCCTCCTTTTTCTCCCGATTTGTAATCCATGGGCAACTCATCTCcactcataataataataataataataatattactattattattattattattattattattgttgttgttgttgttgttgttgttgttgttattattattattattattattattattattattatctcatgGCGTTTACGCTCTGGCAGATGTTATACCGCGTTTAAACCAAAGGagcgagccatagccaatggccaaacGTCCTTTGGGTCATTCCCTCTTGTTTAGTTTTCCAGAACCTTTCTTAGGATCCTTGCTGTTcctaacaaggctgttttctgcaAGAGTCCTTTCTTGATAGCAATCCCTAGCTTCGTAAGCCATCCATCTAACCTTTTACTTACTCCTCCAAGTGCACCAACAACTATCGGTACGACTTCTACATGTCTGATCCCCCATATATTCTTAATTTCTCTCTTTAGCTCCTGGTACTTCTCCAgcttttcaccttccttctCATGCACCCTGTGGTCCCACGGTGACGCAATATCCACAATGATTAccttattattttccttttctacaACAACAATGTCTGGTTTTCTGGCTGCGATGATATGGTCGCACTGGATGGACATGTCCCACAAGATCTAAAACGTTCCTTTTCCACAATCCTTTCTGGTTGGTGCTCATACCATTTCTCACTTCTGTCTATACCATACTTACAACAGAGTTTCCAGTGCACCAATTTGGCAATATTGTCATGCCTTCTCTTGTACTCTTTCTGTGCCAGTTTGTTACATTCACTAATAATGTGGTTTATTGTTTCACCCTTCTCCCCACACAATCTGCAAAGTGGGGAGTGGACTGACTTGTcaacgttgaacttgacataaTTCGTTCTCAGTGCCTGTTCTTGGGCTGCAAAAATAAGTGCTTCAGTTCCGATTTTTAAATCACTTCTTCTTGTCCATTCTGACATCTTGTCTTTGTCAACTGTCTCCTGCATATCCCGCAGGAATTggccatgcatttttttctctttccatcTGTTCAAGCTAGCattttgtctttcttgtttaaagtctctcttttcctttgcttcATCACTGTTTAAAATTCCTACCCCTCTTACTCCTGTCGACACTCTCTCgtgtttttttatattttgcagCAAATTAGGCCTCTTCCTCCTTTCTGTCGTGATAAATACAACCTGTCTACATCACGTTTGGGGTGTAGAGTCCCATAAAGTGACATCGTCTTCCTGGTTTTTCTATCCAGCTCCTTTAGTTCTTCACTCTTCCAATCTATCACACCTGCGCTATACCTCAAGATTGCAACAGCCCATGTGTTGACAGCCATGATCTTATTCCTTCCACTCAACTTTGTCTGACACTAATTCCAGccttgattattattattattattattattattattattattattattactttactCCTAAGCAGATCTAGAAGCATGAGAACGAGAAGAAGAGGCAGTATGCGGAAAGAGTAATAGAGATCGAACAGGGGACATTCACTCCCCTAGTTTTCACGACCACAGGCGGAATGGCAGATGAGCGTGTTAAGTACCAGCAGACTTGCGGAGCTGATCGCAAATAAGAAGGGAGAAAGTTACTCACGCGCAATTTCTTGGATAAGAGCTAAAgtatgttacaggttgaaattaaattccggtccatttaaatcaaactaggtaaatttaattaacctaggttatttatcaactgtttgaagagggattttctttatggggtgtggttgaaaaaaaggGGCACGGTTTTTAGGggggttgaaaacaaaacaaaaaccaaaaaatcgcTTTTCCCTCCTCCCACTTTCCTCTCTgctctcttcctttcttttcttactcTCTTTCCGTCTGTCCCTATCCCTCTTAACTTTCCACCCCCTGATCTATTCGTCATACCTACCACTACTTTATGTGCCCTTGACCCATTCAATTCCAATGGGTACATGAGGAAAAGAAATCGCATTGCACTTACTGAGTCTTGAACCGGGCACCCCTGTCATCCCTTAGGAGTGAGTCCTTCGCCGCAATTAACCGCTAAACCACACACGACTTGGACGAGCAGTTGCCATTAATTTTAGTAGCAAATACTTTTCTCCTGGTGCAAGAGGGCCCAGACTCTTCTCGCTCATAGTAAATTATGCAAAAGCTTACTCGTGCGCAATGCGTGGCCCAGTACGGTTCGTAAAATGGCTAACACAAATTGTGTTGATTCGGAGATATTCTACCAAAAATTCGGTGAAGTTAAAGcttccaaaaagacaaaagcaagcaaaataACCCTTTTTATTGACGACAACTTTTACAACGATGCAGTGAGGTGGTTAGAAACGCTTCTTAATGAAGACAGCAAGGAAAGAACAAATCTGACAAGTCAAGACGTagcaattatcaaaagaaaaggataTAACTGGAGggtggcaaaatattatccacaagaacggaaaagaaattgttcaaaaatgtcaaCTACACCAGGTTCTTTGCCAAACCCATTCGAATATTGCGCACAGAGGAAGAGACAAGATCGACAAGTATATCAAGCGAAACTACGAATCAGTAGTATCCCAAGAAGTAATACAACTCTTTGTGTCACTCTGCTCGATACACGAAGAACAAAAGTCGATCACAAGTACTGACAAAAACAGCCTGTGCTAGCCCCTATTCAAGGAAGAGAATTCCTaacacatttgcaaatggaCCTTATAGACCTTAGAATCTTACCATGTACATGTTCATGTCATCCCAAACACAGTTGGATTCTCCACATgattgatcatttcacaaaatattcagaagaagaagaagaagaagatgtgTTATTAGacacaactaaaacaataagtttCACTACCGCATGCAAAAAGGCACTTGACCAGTGACACATGTAGAAGAGctgcaaaaacaaggaaatgacttCTCATCGTTCAACTACATGCAAGTaatgactgtttaataaagGTTACAAACTTTTTGGACTACCAGAAAAAgaactttgaatttgattgttcAAGTACTTAGAACCACAAAAGGGTTTTATACTGAATTACATTTGTACAAGTAACTGTAAATCATTCAATGTTCTACCTTCTAAAAAGTCACTTGTCTTTTTCCTtgcaaaaaccagaaaaataaaaataaaacaaagtcacATGAAGGTAATTCTTATTAATCAAGGTTTTGACGGTTTTTCTGCTGCTCTAAGataaaaaaaagcagaattagttatcatgcacagtatgcctaaccccaaccttaatgcttAGCTAACCgattaaaatcagtgcttagacttaataacaacttccaaaggcgtttttacagactaacTCGTGAAAACATACGCTAACTACATCTCCTTActgatttacttaccaatatacacgtacttgctaacaattaatggactttttgttgatgtttcctattttcaattttaagctagtttaaaattaaatttacctaggttgaagtcatttcaacctgaatttcaatTTACTTGTAACAAGTATCTTTCGCCATCGTACGCTCTGCGATACTATGCTTGAGAGGCACAACACCCAGAAGACGACAGCCAGACTTTGTTGACTCATTTACAGATCGAAAACATTAGAGTCTGCCCGAagtaaccttttttttctttcaggagATTTATtcttttaacttgaaattttctttttccatgtCTTTAATTCTAAAACACTGTACTGCCTGTAAGAGTTATTTGATCACATCTGAGCCGCAGGAAATGTATTTGGGAAATCGTTATGGCACAGTGATTCAGTGCATTCTTATAacttataataatttttaatgttGTATTGTGCTTCCAATTCTTACTTTGTAATATTTCTGTAAATTATGTACATATTTCAAAGGTTTTCTTTatcatttcaaaaaatatatatgtatatattattattattattattattattattatttgcagttTATTGAAACATCTGTTTGCAAACCTATGACAAAATTTGGGCGCCCAAAAAGCGTAACCAATTCCTGTTAATCCCTAAAAAAAAGATTACAATCCTCCATCGATATTATATATCCCACATAACAGAATATCCTAAGTATCTAAACGTAAAAATCCTAACCATTGATCTGTGTATCTAAAAATCTTAAATCTTCTTTCTCATAGAtcgttgtaaaaaaaaaacaaacaaaaaaatttgctAATAAAAATCCCTAATAATATATACGGCCTTTAAGTATATCTAAATGTTCATCTTTGCCTTTCTTATGaaattgttcagtgttcaaGAATTTTAAAGTTCCTTGCAATGTTCAGAGTGCATGATAGCATTGCCTTCTGCAAAAAAACCAAGTCACACCTGTCTCCTACCAAGCACTTGATTGACTTCCTCACAACTTTTGAATAACCACCCAGTACATCCATGATGATGTTGTGCTGAGAAACTTTATATCCTGAATATTGCAGCTTGAGTTCCCTTCTGAATGGACCATACCTTCGCATTTTCTCCTCCGTCTTCATCTGTCGATTTTCTATccacgggcagctcatctcgatCAGGATTACTTCTTTCTTTACTTTATCAATGACTTGCGCGTCGATGGAATTTGCTCGACCT containing:
- the LOC138040175 gene encoding uncharacterized protein — its product is MSIQCDHIIAARKPDIVVVEKENNKVIIVDIASPWDHRVHEKEGEKLEKYQELKREIKNIWGIRHVEVVPIVVGALGGVSKRLDGWLTKLGIAIKKGLLQKTALLGTARILRKVLEN